A single window of Pyxidicoccus xibeiensis DNA harbors:
- a CDS encoding MaoC/PaaZ C-terminal domain-containing protein: MSTSPRVLELAAPPPLARELLRAAVARRPSRPGEVPRLEVRVRHFAPEALQLARYREVCGFAADGYLPLPFPQVLVAPLHIALLNHPDFPYRLLGMIHVRNRIHQHRRLPEGTPLSVRTWVEGQREVRQGRELDLHTHVEVEGTLVWSAFTTMLRRLPGAEERSREAKPAGPKAPPEEDVRFAQSRPASWTVPEDTGRRYAKASGDYNPIHLYALTARFFGFPRAIAHGMWTVGRCVAEMGEAAEAPALTLTSEFRRPLLLPSRVLFQTARQDDGVAYRVRAEDGQLHLQGQLTPGAEPPEPRPS, translated from the coding sequence GTGTCCACCTCCCCACGTGTCCTCGAGCTTGCCGCGCCCCCACCGCTCGCCCGGGAGCTGCTGCGCGCCGCCGTGGCCCGCCGCCCCTCGCGACCCGGCGAGGTGCCCCGGCTGGAGGTGCGGGTGCGGCACTTCGCGCCGGAGGCCCTCCAGCTCGCGCGCTACCGGGAGGTGTGCGGCTTCGCGGCGGACGGGTACCTGCCGCTGCCCTTTCCCCAGGTGCTCGTCGCGCCGCTGCACATCGCGCTGCTCAACCACCCGGACTTCCCCTACCGGCTGCTCGGCATGATTCACGTGCGCAACCGCATCCATCAGCACCGGCGGCTGCCGGAGGGCACGCCGCTCTCCGTGCGCACGTGGGTGGAGGGCCAGCGCGAGGTGCGGCAGGGCCGTGAGCTGGACCTGCACACCCACGTGGAGGTGGAGGGCACGCTCGTCTGGAGCGCCTTCACCACCATGCTCCGCCGCCTGCCGGGCGCGGAGGAGCGCTCGCGCGAGGCGAAGCCGGCGGGCCCGAAGGCGCCTCCGGAGGAGGACGTCCGCTTCGCCCAGAGCCGCCCCGCGAGCTGGACGGTGCCCGAGGACACCGGCCGCCGGTACGCGAAGGCCTCCGGGGACTACAACCCCATCCACCTGTACGCGCTCACCGCGCGCTTCTTCGGCTTCCCCCGCGCCATCGCCCACGGCATGTGGACCGTGGGCCGCTGCGTGGCGGAGATGGGCGAAGCGGCCGAGGCCCCCGCGCTCACCCTCACCTCGGAGTTCCGCCGGCCGCTGCTGCTGCCCTCGCGCGTGCTGTTCCAGACGGCCCGGCAGGACGACGGCGTGGCCTACCGGGTGAGGGCCGAGGACGGCCAGCTCCACCTCCAGGGTCAGCTGACGCCCGGCGCGGAGCCCCCGGAGCCACGGCCCTCCTGA
- a CDS encoding ribonuclease J — MLHVIPLGGLGEIGLNSMVIACRGEMLLIDAGLMFPSAGMPGVDIIIPDFTHLKQNAAQLKGVVLTHGHEDHLGALPYLLNEVPVPVYGTRFTLAMARHRLSELGLKADLREIEPREPFPVGTAFKVEASRVTHTVPDAVGFIVRTPEGTVIHTGDFKLDPDPIDGLRTDLERWGEAGEEGVLCLLSDSTNSEITEETGSERVVEQTFERLFTGATGRIVVALFSSNLHRVRHLLALAERLGRKVALQGRSMIRNVEMARELGYLDVPDSLFIHLDTVQQLPAHRVLVITTGAQGEPRAGLSQLAAGEGPVRLDPGDLVVLSSRPIPGNERSVGGLIDDLLWRGARVAYAQLEPGVHVSGHASRPQQRRVLDLVRPKHFVPVHGEGRHLHRHLATAREAGMEPAQCLLAQDGDVVTFEHGRGRFSGSVPAGRVFKDRFGSGVVTPDTLQERVKLSETGIVTAVVVIQRDNQKLVAGPQLSGQGLNLDEQVMLPRVAQEARALFEELSTQLRGDDALVREELTRAVRRAFKLYTSRRPLVVPMVVRV, encoded by the coding sequence ATGCTTCATGTCATTCCCCTGGGCGGCCTTGGCGAGATTGGCCTCAACTCCATGGTCATCGCCTGTCGCGGGGAGATGCTGCTCATCGACGCCGGGCTGATGTTCCCCTCCGCGGGGATGCCCGGGGTGGACATCATCATCCCGGACTTCACCCACCTGAAGCAGAACGCCGCCCAGCTCAAGGGCGTGGTGCTCACCCACGGCCACGAGGACCACCTGGGCGCGCTCCCCTACCTGCTCAACGAGGTGCCCGTCCCCGTCTACGGCACGCGCTTCACGCTGGCCATGGCCCGCCACCGCCTGAGCGAGCTGGGGCTGAAGGCGGACCTGCGCGAAATCGAGCCGCGCGAGCCCTTCCCCGTGGGCACTGCCTTCAAGGTCGAGGCCAGCCGCGTCACGCACACGGTGCCGGACGCGGTCGGCTTCATCGTCCGCACCCCCGAGGGCACCGTCATCCACACCGGGGACTTCAAGCTGGACCCGGACCCCATCGACGGGCTGCGCACGGACCTGGAGCGCTGGGGCGAGGCCGGCGAGGAGGGCGTGCTGTGCCTCCTGTCGGACTCCACCAACTCCGAAATCACCGAGGAGACGGGCAGCGAGCGCGTGGTGGAGCAGACCTTCGAGCGCCTCTTCACCGGCGCCACCGGCCGCATCGTCGTCGCCCTCTTCTCCTCCAACCTCCACCGCGTGCGACATCTCCTCGCACTGGCCGAGCGGCTGGGGCGCAAGGTGGCCCTCCAGGGCCGCAGCATGATTCGCAACGTGGAGATGGCGCGCGAGCTGGGCTACCTGGACGTGCCCGACTCGCTCTTCATCCACCTGGACACGGTGCAGCAGCTGCCGGCGCACCGCGTGCTGGTCATCACCACCGGGGCGCAGGGCGAGCCGCGCGCCGGGCTGTCGCAGCTGGCCGCCGGGGAGGGGCCGGTGCGGTTGGACCCGGGAGACCTGGTGGTGCTCAGCTCGCGCCCCATCCCCGGCAACGAGCGCTCCGTGGGCGGCCTCATCGACGACCTCCTGTGGCGGGGGGCGCGCGTCGCCTATGCCCAGCTGGAGCCCGGCGTCCACGTCTCCGGCCACGCCAGCCGGCCCCAGCAGCGGCGGGTGCTGGACCTGGTGCGCCCCAAGCACTTCGTCCCCGTGCATGGGGAAGGCCGCCACCTCCACCGACACCTGGCCACCGCGCGCGAGGCCGGAATGGAGCCGGCGCAGTGCCTGCTGGCCCAGGACGGGGACGTCGTCACCTTCGAGCACGGCCGGGGGCGCTTCAGCGGCAGCGTGCCGGCGGGCCGCGTCTTCAAGGACCGCTTCGGCAGCGGGGTGGTGACGCCGGACACCCTCCAGGAGCGGGTGAAGCTGTCGGAGACGGGCATCGTCACGGCGGTGGTCGTCATCCAGCGGGACAACCAGAAGCTGGTGGCCGGGCCGCAGCTGTCCGGCCAGGGGCTGAACCTGGACGAGCAGGTGATGCTGCCCCGGGTGGCCCAGGAGGCCCGTGCCCTCTTCGAGGAGCTGTCCACCCAGCTCCGGGGGGATGACGCCCTGGTGCGAGAGGAACTCACCCGGGCGGTGCGCCGGGCCTTCAAGCTGTACACCTCCCGGCGGCCCCTGGTGGTGCCCATGGTCGTCAGGGTGTAG
- a CDS encoding polysaccharide deacetylase family protein, whose protein sequence is MSRPCKGLRGIVSLMLAVLAVPASAANPFEQGMVTITLDDGWATQYTKARPALNSRNIDATYALVTQALAQSWGGYMTTAQARTLVAEGNDIASHTLTHPDLTTLSSTQLTSELQDSQAWLVSNLSVPAVPHFVVPFGLYNGTVLTAIRQSYASSRTVSGGRNFRDTIVYELRANDVHRAVTVSTVRGWVDQALAEKSWLILVFHEFVDGTPTRDTQYKTANFAAILDYIKTKNLRTVTLAQGVALMEGRTQPDPTAGLPIYTDGLETGFADWSWADHALDEAGVVHGGSASIRFEPDAWAGLMFHHSGVDLSLYQSLELWVHGGTTGGQAVQLVLHDGTQALGAVSLDTALGAPIAAGTWQKVTIPLASMGVTAGTLVDLYVQDVSGADQAAVYLDDIALVP, encoded by the coding sequence ATGTCGCGACCGTGCAAGGGGTTGAGAGGAATTGTCTCGCTGATGCTGGCGGTGCTGGCGGTGCCGGCTTCGGCGGCCAATCCGTTCGAGCAGGGGATGGTCACCATCACCCTGGATGACGGCTGGGCCACGCAGTACACGAAGGCGCGGCCGGCGCTCAACTCGCGCAACATCGACGCCACCTACGCCCTCGTCACGCAGGCGCTCGCCCAGAGCTGGGGCGGCTACATGACGACGGCGCAGGCGCGGACGCTGGTGGCCGAGGGCAACGACATCGCCAGCCACACGCTGACCCATCCGGACCTGACGACGCTGTCCTCCACCCAGCTCACCTCCGAGCTGCAGGACTCGCAGGCGTGGCTGGTGAGCAACCTGAGCGTGCCCGCGGTGCCCCACTTCGTGGTGCCGTTCGGCCTCTACAACGGCACCGTGCTCACGGCCATCCGCCAGAGCTACGCCAGCAGCCGCACGGTGAGCGGCGGCCGCAACTTCCGCGACACCATCGTCTACGAGCTGCGCGCCAACGACGTGCACCGCGCCGTGACGGTGAGCACCGTGCGCGGGTGGGTGGACCAGGCCCTCGCCGAGAAGAGCTGGCTCATCCTCGTGTTCCACGAGTTCGTGGACGGCACGCCCACGCGCGACACGCAGTACAAGACGGCCAACTTCGCGGCCATCCTCGACTACATCAAGACGAAGAACCTGCGCACCGTCACGCTGGCGCAGGGCGTGGCGCTGATGGAGGGCCGCACCCAGCCGGACCCGACGGCGGGCCTGCCCATCTACACGGACGGGCTGGAGACCGGCTTCGCGGACTGGAGCTGGGCGGACCACGCGCTCGACGAGGCGGGCGTGGTGCACGGGGGCTCCGCCTCCATCCGCTTCGAGCCGGACGCGTGGGCGGGGCTGATGTTCCACCACTCCGGGGTGGACCTGTCCCTCTACCAGTCGCTCGAGCTGTGGGTGCACGGCGGCACCACGGGGGGACAGGCCGTGCAGCTGGTGCTCCACGACGGCACGCAGGCACTCGGGGCCGTCTCGCTGGACACGGCGCTGGGTGCGCCCATCGCCGCGGGCACGTGGCAGAAGGTCACCATTCCCCTCGCCAGCATGGGCGTGACGGCCGGCACGCTGGTGGACCTGTACGTCCAGGACGTCTCGGGCGCGGACCAGGCCGCGGTGTACCTGGACGACATCGCGCTCGTCCCGTAG
- a CDS encoding YajQ family cyclic di-GMP-binding protein → MPSFDVVSKIDLAELDNAVNQTKKELSTRYDFQGTQADVVLAPDNTAITVKANSEDRVQAAKEVLLGKLAKRNISLHALEYGDIEKTGLHNVKQVIKLQQGIPVEKSKELVKLLKETKMKVQGSIQADQLRVTGKNRDDLQAAMALFRKEQDRLKLDMQFTNFRD, encoded by the coding sequence ATGCCATCCTTCGACGTCGTCTCGAAAATCGACCTCGCTGAGCTCGACAACGCGGTCAACCAGACCAAGAAGGAGCTCAGCACCCGCTACGACTTCCAGGGCACCCAGGCGGACGTGGTGCTGGCCCCGGACAACACCGCCATCACCGTGAAGGCCAACAGCGAGGACCGCGTCCAGGCCGCCAAGGAGGTCCTCCTGGGCAAGCTGGCCAAGCGCAACATCAGCCTCCATGCGCTGGAGTACGGCGACATCGAGAAGACGGGCCTGCACAACGTGAAGCAGGTCATCAAGCTCCAGCAGGGCATCCCCGTGGAGAAGTCCAAGGAGCTGGTGAAGCTGCTGAAGGAAACGAAGATGAAGGTGCAGGGCTCCATCCAGGCGGACCAGCTCCGCGTCACCGGGAAGAACCGGGACGACCTGCAGGCCGCCATGGCCCTGTTCCGCAAGGAGCAGGACCGGCTGAAGCTGGACATGCAGTTCACCAACTTCCGCGATTAG